A region of the Pantoea alfalfae genome:
CGCTCACCGGCAATTCGCCCTACCACGCCCGCCCAGACCGGTTCCCCGGCATAGATTACCGTGGCGCGGGTTGGCGAAACGCTGCGCTGCGCCCAGTTCATGGTGACCTGAATCAGGGCGCTGGCCGCGCCCAGCCCCAGCGCGCTGAGCAGCAGCGGCGTTGAAATTGCGGGCACTGTTTCGCCATTGGGGATCATCAAAGCAAAGGCACACAGCGACGCCACCGCCAGCTGGATTAGCGTCACGCGGCGTACATCAACCTGACCGGCATAGCGGCTGATTAAGATAATTTCGGCGGCAATCGCCAGGGTGCTGAGCAGCGTCGCGATTTCACCTGCATTCAGGCTGATACGGCCATCCTGCGGCCCGGCCACCAGCAACAAGCCGGCAAAGGCCAGCACAATCCCCAGCCACGACATTAACCCCGGCGGACGGCGTAAAAACAGCCACTGCAGCAATGGCACCACCGGAACATAAAGCGCAGTAAGAAAGGCGGACTGACTGCTGGAGATAGTCTGCATGCCCCAGGTCTGAAGACCATAACCTCCGGCGATAGACAGACCAATCAGTGCGCCCGCTTTCACTTCCATCCAGGTCATGTCGGCCAGATAGCGGCGAAAAAAGAGCGCCAGCAGCAGTGCGGCGGTGGCAAAACGAAGGCCGACAAAGAAGAACGGGCCGGAGTGCTGCATCGCCCGATGCACCACCAGAAAGGTGCCGCCCCAGATCATGGTGATAAAAAGTAATACCAGCTCCTGCCGCGTCAGGCGCAGGGTTAAACTGCGGGATGTGTCCGACATAATTCACCTGATGATGTGTCCGGACGATATTGTGGGGAGAGCGAGGGGGAAAAGCAACGACGTTAACCGCCGGCCTTAACCGGCGGCAGAGTGGGATTATGCGTCCGTTTTTTTAGGACTGCTGCGCCCGCCCTTCTCACCGGCACGCGCGGCGCGCTGCGGATCGTTTTTGAAATTC
Encoded here:
- a CDS encoding DMT family transporter — translated: MSDTSRSLTLRLTRQELVLLFITMIWGGTFLVVHRAMQHSGPFFFVGLRFATAALLLALFFRRYLADMTWMEVKAGALIGLSIAGGYGLQTWGMQTISSSQSAFLTALYVPVVPLLQWLFLRRPPGLMSWLGIVLAFAGLLLVAGPQDGRISLNAGEIATLLSTLAIAAEIILISRYAGQVDVRRVTLIQLAVASLCAFALMIPNGETVPAISTPLLLSALGLGAASALIQVTMNWAQRSVSPTRATVIYAGEPVWAGVVGRIAGERLPALALLGGALIVCGVIVSELRLKRKKAVQPAATPLE